Within the Emticicia oligotrophica DSM 17448 genome, the region GAGTGATTGGAATTGTGATAGATGCGGTCACGGGAAGCATGTATAAACTTACGCCCAATCAAGTTTCTGCACAAATGAAGCTTAGTGGAGCAAATGTATTCAATTATAATAAGAAAGAAGTATATATCGCAACTACACTTCAACCTGACTAGAATTGGATAAAAATTGGGCAGTTAAATAAAAATCGATAAAAATATTTCATAAAAAATCCCCGAAATAAGAATTTCGGGGATTTTTATTGGAGTTAGTTTCTATCAAGGAACGGGTAATACCTGTGTGTCTTTGAAGGTTGATAGAATTACCATCGTTTGTGTACTTGCTACCTCTTCAATCTCATTTATTGTTTCCATAATGAGTTTTTGATAAGAATTAATATCTTTTGCGATAACCTTTAGTAAAAAATCGCAAGAGCCAGTTACGTGATGACATTCAATGATTTCTGGTACTTTAGCAATTTTTTCAACAAATGCTTCTGTAACTGCTTTTCTGTGGCCAGAAAGCGAAACCTGTACAAATGTCATTACGCCAAGACCCACCTTTTCTCTATCTAT harbors:
- a CDS encoding Lrp/AsnC family transcriptional regulator produces the protein MSINKLDQIDHTLLEILQSNGKITNAQLSKEIGLSPAPTLERVKKLETSGIIKSYHAQIDREKVGLGVMTFVQVSLSGHRKAVTEAFVEKIAKVPEIIECHHVTGSCDFLLKVIAKDINSYQKLIMETINEIEEVASTQTMVILSTFKDTQVLPVP